From one Chanodichthys erythropterus isolate Z2021 chromosome 3, ASM2448905v1, whole genome shotgun sequence genomic stretch:
- the LOC137005107 gene encoding gastrula zinc finger protein XlCGF7.1-like, which produces MALKEETEVLTEIEKKDQYKNHHDFITGEKSFSCSRPEKTSSRKRTQKTWTRSHFICQQCGKSFNKKGNLKTHMRIHTGEKPYMCFQCGKSFIQKGNLKAHMRIHTGENPFICQQCGNGFTLKSSLYRHMRIHTGEKPYTCQQCGKRFNRKANLKTHMTIHTGEKPHLCFQCGKSFNQKGHFEDHTRIHTEEKPFICKQCGKS; this is translated from the coding sequence ATGGCATTGAAAGAGGAGACTGAAGTACTGACTGAAATAGAAAAGAAAGATCAATATAAGAATCATCATGATTTCATAACTGGAGAAAAATCTTTCAGTTGCTCACGGCCTGAAAagacttcctcacgaaaaagaACTCAAAAGACATGGACTAGAAGTCACTTcatctgccaacagtgtggaaagagttttaataaaaaaggaaaccttaaaacacacatgagaattcatactggagagaaaccctACATGTGctttcagtgtggaaagagtttcattcaaaaaggaaaccttaaagcccacatgagaattcacacggGAGAAAACCCTTTcatctgccaacagtgtggaaatgGATTCACTCTAAAATCAAGTCTTTACaggcacatgagaattcacactggagagaaaccctacacatgccaacagtgtggaaagagattTAATAGAAAAGCAAATCTTAAAACACACATGacaattcatactggagagaaacccCACTTGTGctttcagtgtggaaagagtttcaatcaAAAAGGACACTTTGAAGACCACACAAGAATTCACACTGAAGAGAAGCCTTTCATCTGCAAACAATGTGGAAAAAGTTAA